In Leptospira sp. WS58.C1, a single genomic region encodes these proteins:
- a CDS encoding CDGSH iron-sulfur domain-containing protein, producing MEIVKGKEATILFDGKKCIHSRNCVLSRPDVFVPNVEGEWIYPDKASVEEIKSLALNCPSGAIRFESNDPSFKEAAPFVNVLRVRENGPLAIHADIELEGVEKQFRLTLCRCGASTHKPFCDATHVSIGFTATGEPPVQESQSLPIRNGILKIEPTKNGPLKASGNLEICSGTGKVTNRTTETYLCRCGGSSNKPYCDGTHRKIKFKSE from the coding sequence ATGGAAATCGTAAAAGGAAAAGAAGCTACCATTCTTTTCGACGGAAAGAAGTGTATTCATTCCAGAAACTGTGTGTTGAGTAGACCGGATGTATTCGTTCCGAATGTGGAAGGAGAATGGATCTATCCTGACAAAGCAAGTGTGGAAGAGATTAAATCTTTAGCTTTGAATTGTCCTTCTGGTGCGATCCGTTTCGAATCGAATGATCCTTCTTTTAAAGAAGCTGCTCCGTTCGTAAATGTTTTGAGAGTGAGAGAAAATGGCCCTCTTGCGATCCATGCGGACATCGAGTTAGAAGGTGTGGAGAAACAATTTAGACTCACACTTTGTAGATGTGGAGCTTCTACCCATAAACCTTTTTGCGATGCGACTCATGTGAGTATCGGATTTACGGCAACTGGAGAACCGCCTGTCCAAGAATCTCAATCTCTACCGATTCGTAATGGAATTCTAAAAATAGAACCCACTAAAAACGGTCCTTTGAAGGCGAGCGGGAATTTAGAAATTTGTTCCGGGACCGGAAAAGTAACAAATAGAACCACCGAAACGTACCTTTGTCGTTGTGGTGGTTCTTCCAATAAACCGTATTGCGATGGAACTCATCGCAAGATCAAATTTAAGTCCGAGTGA
- a CDS encoding LIC11966 family surface protein, translated as MKQSLKKTFILFIIFGFILTGKIFAKDSASALKHMNELTGPSEQIGKETLAYVQAIAHSKNPSLVENKRRAIIVSVEKAILNANQAVPYDGNSDYKNSVLKYLNTMYTILREDYGKLVNLQEVAEESYDAMEAYMLAKKKANEKLKEIGDELKEKEKEFASNNNIKLIEQQDPTSIKLKKASEVLNYQGVVYLVDFKSYKQEMYLLDALNKNDLNGIEQNRSTLEKYAEEGLSELEKIPAYEGDSSLLVACKNALIFYKTEASEQFPVLTEFLLKKEQFEKYKKAFDLKSAKDKTQEDVDQYNKLVAETNQLADKFNKTNQTLNKQRSTLIAQWNKANSTFLSRYVPK; from the coding sequence ATGAAACAATCACTTAAAAAAACATTCATTCTATTCATAATCTTCGGTTTTATTCTCACTGGAAAAATTTTCGCTAAAGACTCCGCGTCCGCTTTAAAACATATGAACGAACTCACCGGCCCGAGTGAGCAGATCGGAAAAGAAACCTTAGCTTATGTGCAGGCAATCGCTCATAGTAAAAATCCCTCTTTGGTAGAAAACAAAAGACGAGCGATCATCGTTTCCGTCGAAAAAGCGATCTTAAATGCGAATCAAGCCGTTCCATACGATGGAAATTCCGACTATAAAAATTCTGTACTAAAATATCTGAATACCATGTACACTATTCTAAGAGAGGATTACGGAAAACTAGTCAACTTACAGGAAGTTGCAGAGGAATCTTACGACGCGATGGAGGCCTATATGTTGGCCAAAAAAAAGGCCAACGAAAAACTGAAAGAGATAGGCGATGAGCTGAAAGAAAAAGAAAAAGAATTCGCCTCTAATAATAATATTAAACTCATAGAACAACAGGACCCTACTAGCATTAAATTGAAAAAGGCGTCGGAAGTTTTGAATTACCAAGGAGTAGTCTACTTGGTCGATTTCAAAAGTTACAAACAGGAAATGTATCTATTGGATGCTCTTAATAAGAACGATCTAAACGGTATAGAGCAGAACCGTTCAACTCTCGAGAAATATGCAGAAGAAGGTCTTTCCGAATTGGAAAAAATTCCTGCGTATGAGGGAGATTCCAGCTTACTTGTCGCTTGCAAAAATGCCTTAATTTTTTATAAAACGGAGGCGTCCGAACAATTTCCTGTTTTAACCGAGTTTTTACTAAAAAAAGAACAATTCGAAAAATACAAAAAAGCGTTCGATTTGAAAAGTGCCAAGGATAAAACCCAAGAAGATGTGGATCAATACAATAAACTTGTAGCCGAGACCAATCAATTGGCGGATAAGTTCAATAAGACCAACCAGACATTAAACAAGCAAAGGTCCACTTTGATTGCGCAATGGAATAAGGCGAATTCTACCTTTTTATCCAGGTATGTTCCTAAATGA